A DNA window from Brassica napus cultivar Da-Ae chromosome A4, Da-Ae, whole genome shotgun sequence contains the following coding sequences:
- the LOC106450220 gene encoding transcription repressor OFP15-like: MKLPFLNKNNSSFSCSSNSNSVSSSTNTTSWPWPSCHQKPKTISFRATITFTNPIHDQDEDELDPPEGTESIESVIKGLRSSERLIFESKGESNSILEEATTKQEEEEEEEEEESFMLLSLESDDPYSDFKGSMEEMVEAHALHHDWKSLEKLLLQFLKVNAKTSHRYIFAAFVDLLSNLTLHTNEPININISKEEVERATAGEASTSCCNSVSLGESPLSPLSLFTSSSSSSSSSSDETSSTSVRFLPLSSLLEMDEKPKDILV, encoded by the coding sequence atgaagctcCCATTTCTAAACAAGAACAACTCTTCGTTTTCTTGTTCTTCAAATTCAAATTCAGTTTCATCATCAACAAATACCACTTCATGGCCATGGCCTTCTTGTCATCAAAAACCTAAAACCATATCTTTCAGAGCAACCATCACTTTCACCAACCCTATCCATGACCAAGACGAGGATGAGCTCGACCCACCTGAGGGTACTGAGTCGATAGAGAGTGTGATAAAAGGGCTAAGATCATCAGAGAGACTCATCTTCGAAAGTAAAGGAGAATCCAACTCTATACTCGAAGAAGCTACGActaagcaagaagaagaagaagaagaagaagaagaggaaagttTCATGCTCTTGTCCTTGGAATCAGACGACCCTTACTCTGATTTCAAGGGATCCATGGAGGAGATGGTTGAGGCACACGCGCTTCACCACGACTGGAAAAGCCTCGAGAAGCTTCTCTTACAGTTCTTGAAAGTCAACGCCAAGACCAGCCATCGATACATTTTCGCCGCTTTTGTCGATCTCCTCTCGAACTTAACACTGCACACGAATGAACCCATCAATATCAACATTTCAAAAGAAGAAGTAGAACGCGCCACCGCCGGAGAAGCAAGCACTTCTTGTTGTAACAGTGTGAGTCTTGGCGAGTCTCCGTTGTCTCCTTTGTCACTCTTCacgtcgtcttcttcttcttcttcttcttcctccgatGAGACTTCCTCGACGTCCGTACGATTCTTGCCGCTGTCTTCTTTGTTAGAGATGGATGAGAAACCTAAAGACATTTTGGTTTAG
- the LOC106450221 gene encoding transcription repressor OFP6, which translates to MASKSKKKKMVPKTVSVVDIGCGNCKFPTLSSFFNRFSKKPRRYSSNYGHYHSSTTTTASSSAIPSTTHWFSDNTSSSSATPSHAAVAVEKDSDDPYLDFRQSMLQMILENEIYSKDDLRELLNCFLSLNEPYYHGIIIRAFSEIWEGVFSAAVKRRGAVQESPLVRHHGTSRASRGYHNLYHRSM; encoded by the coding sequence ATGGCGAGcaaaagcaagaagaagaagatggttcCTAAGACAGTCTCTGTAGTAGACATCGGATGCGGCAACTGTAAGTTCCCAACCTTGTCATCTTTTTTCAACCGTTTCTCCAAAAAGCCCCGCCGCTACTCTTCTAACTACGGCCACTACCactcttccaccaccaccaccgcctcctCCTCCGCTATTCCCTCCACCACCCATTGGTTCTCCGACAACACCTCTTCCTCCTCCGCTACACCCTCCCACGCAGCCGTCGCCGTCGAGAAAGACTCCGACGACCCTTACCTTGACTTCCGTCAGTCTATGCTCCAGATGATTCTCGAGAACGAGATTTACTCCAAAGACGATCTCAGAGAGCTTCTCAACTGCTTTCTCTCACTCAACGAGCCTTACTACCACGGCATCATCATCCGCGCTTTCTCCGAAATATGGGAAGGTGTTTTCTCCGCCGCCGTCAAACGCCGTGGCGCCGTCCAAGAATCTCCGCTCGTCCGTCATCATGGGACGTCACGTGCGTCACGTGGTTACCATAATCTCTACCACCGATCGATGTAA
- the LOC111215206 gene encoding HVA22-like protein j, producing the protein MLGDFIIRLLVLILGYTYPAFECYKTVEKNKVDIEELRFWCQYWILLALISSFERVGDIFISWLPLYGEMKVVFFVYLWWPKTKGTRLVYETLLKPVIAQHETEIDRKIMELRARAWDFFIFYFHNFAQAGQSTFIQAFQYVLAQSVRFSAAAAANQPPMEPNVNVKTRSPVETESDTNTPPGPRPLNKSLSALRSLEKQTSRGRKWPPPTPPPTPGRDSAGTFNGEDGVNIPDTLPGSPITDARAKLRRSNSRSQAAA; encoded by the exons ATGTTGGGAGATTTCATCATCAGGCTCCTTGT ATTGATATTAGGGTACACATACCCAGCTTTTGAATGCTACAAAACGGTGGAGAAGAACAAAGTTGATATCGAGGAACTCAGATTCTGGTGTCAATACtg GATATTGTTGGCGCTAATTTCATCGTTCGAGAGGGTTGGCGATATATTTATCTCATG GTTACCGTTGTACGGAGAAATGAAAGTGGTCTTCTTCGTATATCTCTGGTGGCCTAAAACGAAGGGAACGAGACTTGTGTACGAGACATTGTTGAAGCCAGTCATAGCCCAACATGAGACAGAAATCGATAGAAAGATTATGGAGTTGCGAGCTAGAGCTTGGGATTTTTTCATCTTCTACTTCCATAACTTTGCCCag GCTGGTCAATCCACTTTTATCCAGGCTTTTCAATACGTACTTGCCCAATCGGTTCGGTTCTCTGCCGCAGCCGCAGCTAACCAACCG CCAATGGAGCCGAACGTAAACGTGAAAACGCGGTCACCGGTGGAGACTGAAAGTGATACGAACACACCTCCTGGTCCAAGGCCGTTGAACAAATCACTATCTGCGTTGCGATCGCTAGAGAAGCAAACGAGCAGAGGGAGGAAGTGGCCACCACCGACACCACCACCAACACCAGGCCGAGACTCAGCCGGAACATTCAACGGAGAAGATGGTGTTAATATTCCCGATACATTACCGGGATCACCCATTACCGATGCTCGAGCTAAGCTTCGCCGCTCTAACTCCAGGTCTCAGGCCGCAGCATAG